The Brassica napus cultivar Da-Ae unplaced genomic scaffold, Da-Ae ScsIHWf_487;HRSCAF=742, whole genome shotgun sequence genomic interval CGTGACCGATTGACGAAGGTGAAATAGTATCTCTCTCCAAAaaagcatgtttttttttaccaccacacgaaaaaatatttgttgtGAATGAACAAGATAGTGAGGAATTGTCCATACGTAAAATCAGAATTATTGAGACGGGCCTTTTCCACATAAAAAGGGAATCTTTTGTTACAATAGAAGCAGAAGTGATGTGGATTATTCAAGAATCGAAGTCGATTTGctttagaaaaagaagatatcaaTGAACTTCTCTGAAATGGTTTCACGGGATTCAGCCAATTGTCTTGATCGTGGGATACGATTGAGAAATAGGAATCCGTGTTATCAAAAGATTTCCTGCGATTCTTTCTAGTATGGAATGAGTCAATCATCCACTTTGGTATCTTATTGAACAAAAATGGTGATATTGTTCCTCCATTGATCAAGAATTTCGATTTTTGAGAAGTATTATGATCATCCAATAAAAagggtttcaattttttaaaatgaacgaTTTGAAGACCTATTGATTCTAACAACTGATTGCAGGGTTGATCGTTCGGACCTTTCAATTCATAGATGTGGATCTCAGACCTATGAATGGGGATATTCTCGAAACtcacaaagaaaaaaggaagtGAGTTAGACAAAAAGAGAAGTAACTTGGACAAAAAACGAAGTAACTTGGACAAAAAGAAACGAAGTGACTTAGACAaatcttttttatcaataacCTCAGACCAATCAATCGAATATTGATTAATACATAATCGATCGAACACTACTTGAAAACGGCTCTTCCGCTCAGAAACGAAATGTTTCAAATGCTCCTGGAAATTCTTGCTCCCATTGGACCATTTGTATCTATATGCATTAGGATCCCGATTTATGGATCTCTCGGttcgagaaagaaaaataagaggatcgaaccatttcttctgactctttttcaaattcgataaaTGTTGGTTGATCGTATCTTTCATTATAGTTCTATGATTCAGAGTATCATTTCCTATTAGATCCCTTTGAATTCCATATTCGAAGTTGCGATCAGGTctcttcattaaaaagaatcgaTTCAATACATTTCTTATGTACCCATAGGGACTATATTGGAATTGGATTTGAATCAGATTTCGGATCAATCTATATTGATTGACTGCCTCCATTATGTTGTTGCTAGCAAATACCactctttttggttttggatcttCAAAAAAATTCCCGCAGGAGATCCGGACCCAATTTTTTCTGATCCTTCGATAAAaagattcattttcttcataaaaaatagGAGGTAGAACCAATAAagatttctttttcaattcatcCCTGGAGTTGAAAACCTCCTTCAAGAATTGTCTTTGATCCAATCCGTAGGAATCAATAGAAAAGGCAAATCCCTTATGATACACCAGATCCGGCTCGGTTATTGATAGAGTGAATAGATCTGCCATTTCTTGAAATCTCTCTTCTGACTCAAAATCGTGGCGTAACGTGTATCCCCCCCTCTTCCGTTCATGGAAtagatgaaataaataaaaaaatggatttttgttCAAGAATGAAATCTTATTGGAACTGTCCATATCCAGTTCATCCTTCGGAACCGTATCACATCCCAGATCTGATGAAATAGGATGAATTGAGACGGTATTTTGTAAATACGTAATTATCTtgaatatattaactatttctttattttccgatCGCCTGGAAGGGACAAAAGAAACATCTTGTTCTTTCTTCAACAATTTCTGATCCCTAGTGGACCTCTCAGTAGGATTCGAACCCAGATGAAGTTCTGACCATCTGTCAGAGAAAAAAGAACGAATGGCTCTTgtagaattccaaaaaaattcttcGCTTTCTTCCGGAAGCAGATGATTATTCATTCGCTTTTCACGTTCCGTGAATAGCCGGGGCATTGAGGAATATCCAGAAAGGTATTTAGGGAATCGGTCTGATTCTATCTCTCTTCCTTCCGTTTGAATAAAGGAAGGATCCCAAAGAATCGATCTTTCTTTTAGTTGTTGAATCTCTCTTTGATTGATCAATGTGTGATAGTGATATTCCGAATCCTCATTACTAATGGAATCGAAAGGATCTATGAATTGATCAGAAGATCCGTTCAATTGGCTAGAATCCGTTACTTGAACGAAACTAGATCTTGTAGAATCATATTGAATATTTGACGATACATTTCGTACCTTGCTAAAAAATCTATCCTTGTTTACCAACCACACATTGTCTAACCAAATCCAATTCTCTCTCGATATTTTCCTCAAAAAATCCGATTCGTGCGGATTCTTCCCCCAACTAACGAAGAGATCTTGGTGGAATTGCCACATATGAAATTGAGCACAATTTTGCAAAGAAATAGCCCGCTTGTTTCTCGAGAAGAGATGGGAAACATGCTCAATATCATTTGATTGAATAGTTGACCCAGCTCCTTGTTGTTTGAAGAAACCCTCCACTTCAATTGGTATTTTTTCACGAAAAGCAAACATGAGATAACAAATCCAGTCTTTCACTAAGATTTCGAATAGCTGTCCCGAATTCAAGTTGATTATGTTTCGCCTCTTATTCGGAGAAAGACGATCAAACAATTCCCAATCATGGCCCTTGCGGATCGGATCAtccatataatatacaaaaagaaactccagatatttgatatctttctcTTTAAATGAGATATCAATTCCAGCGACGGTTTCATTAGATatcttacaacaaaaatccCTCTTTTTTCCGATCCAGTTCCTCCACCACCGCGAACTCCAGTTAGATTCAGGCATGATACACTTTTTAGTTATTGGGAGAACCCGAGTACTCTCTTTCGGATCCCGGAAACAGCTCTCAGAgatcttttttccttttgtaaaaTACAGGAGCGAAACAATCAACCTATTGATATTGGAAGACCCAAAAGATTCTTCCGATGTATCATTTCTGGGTCCAATGGAATTCATAGGTATAGGAAGAAGCCCTTTCAAATAGAGATTTTTGCTTTCGACCATATTTCGATTGTTAATACGATATAGAAGGGCCGCTACTACAAATAGTACTACACCCTTGATCGTGAAATATCGATTGCTTGTTGAACCCTGTGAATTGCGCAAAAGTAGGATACTAAAAATTCGAGGGTCCAAGAGTTTTCTAAAACGTTCTTGgtggaaaaaaatatgaatgaaaGATCCCACTGAATTGATTTGGGTCCATGAATCTAAGAAATAGTGAGAATTCTTGATCTCTCTCACTATTTCTCTCAATTCGAAAATCCAGGATTTGAATTGATGTCCTTTCATTGATTCCTCCTAAATTGCATTGATTTATCCTAAAGATTTCATTTCAATTGGAATTTGGTTATTCACCATGTACGAGGATCCCCACTAAGCATCCATGGCTGAATGGTTAAAGCGCCCAACTCATAATTGGCGAATTCGTAGGTTCAATTCCTACTGGATGCACGCCAATGGGACCCTCCAATAAGTCTATTGGAATTGGCTCTGTATCAATGGAATCTTCTCATCATCTATACATAACGAATTGGTGTGGTATATTCATATCATAACATAACATATGAACAGTAAGAACTAGCATTCTTATTGAgactagaactcatagggaagAAAATCGATTTATGGATGGAATCAAATATGCAGTATTTACAGACAAAAGTATTCGGTTATTGGGGAAAAATCAATATACTTTTAATGTCGAATCAGGATCAACTAGGACAGAAATAAAGCATTGGGTCGAACTCTTCTTTGGTGTCAAGGTAATAGCTATGAATAGTCATCGACTCCCCGGAAAGGTTAAAAGAATGGGACCTATTCTGGGACATACAATGCATTACAGACGTATGATCATTACGCTTCAACCGGGTTATTCTATTCCACCTCttagaaagaaaagaacttaaatcaaaatacttAATAGCATGGCGATACATTTATACAAAACTTCTACCCCGAGCACACGCAATGGAGCCGTAGACAGTCAAGTGAAATCCAATCCACGAAATAATTTGATCTATGGGCAGCATCATTGTGGTAAAGGTCGTAATGCCAGAGGAATCATTACCGTAAGGCATAGAGGGGGAGGTCATAAGCGTCTATACCGTAAAATAGATTTTCGACGAAATACAAAAGACATATATGGTAGAATCGTAACCATAGAATACGACCCTAATCGAAATGCATACATTTGTCTCATACACTATGGGGATGGTGAGAAGAGATATATTTTACATCCCAGAGGGGCTATAATTGGAGATACCATTGTTTCTGGTACAGAAGTTCCTATAAAAATGGGAAATGCCCTACCTTTGAGTGCGGTTTGAACTATTTGATTTACGTAATTGGAAGTAACCAATTAGGTTTACGACAAAACCTAGAAATCGATCACTGATCCAATTTGAGTACCTCTGCAGGATAGACCTCAACAGAAAACTGAAGAGTAACGGCAGCAAGTGATTGAGTTCAGTAGTTcctcatataaaattattgactCTAGAGATATAGTAATATGGAGAAGACAAAATTGTTTCAAGCACCGACAGAACCATAAGCGCCCCTTGTTTCAAAGAGAGGAGGACGGGTTATTCACATTTCATTTGATGGTCAGAGGCGAATTGAAAGCTAAGCAGTGGTAATTCTAAAGATTCCCCCGGGGAAAAATAGAGATGTCTCCTACGTTACCCATAATATGTGGAAGTATCGACGTAATTTCATAGAGTCATTCGGTCTGAATGCTACATGAAGAACATAAGCCAGATGACGGAACGGGAAGACCTAGGATGTAGAAGATCATAACATAAGTTATTCGGCAGATTTTGATTCCTATATATCCACTCGTGTGGTACTTCTACCATATATAGAAGAATTCTacgatatatataagataagatCCATCCGTATAGATATCATCATCTACATTCAGAAAGCCGTATGCTTTGGAAGAAGCTTGTACAGTTTGGGAAGGGGTTTTGATTGATCAAAAAGAAGAATCTACTTCAACCGATATGCCCTTAGGCACGGCCATACATAATATAGAAATCACACTTGGAAAGGGTGGACAATTAGCTAGAGCAGCGGGTGCTGTAGCGAAACTGATTGCAAAAGAGGGGAAATCGGCCACATTAAAATTACCTTCTGGAGAGGTCCGTTTGATATCCAAAAACTGCTCAGCAACAGTCGGACAAGTGGGAAATGTTGGGGTAAACCAGAAAAGTTTGGGTAGAGCCGGATCGAAATGTTGGCTAGGTAAACGTCCTGTAGTAAGAGGAGTAGTTATGAACCCTGTCGACCACCCCCATGGAGGTGGTGAAGGGAGGGCTCCAATTGGTAGAAAAAAACCCGTAACCCCCTGGGGTTATCCTGCGCTTGGAAGAAGaactagaaaaaggaaaaaatatagtgAGACTTTGATTCTTCGTCGCCGTAGTAAATAGGAGAGAAAATCGAATTTCTTTCTtcgtcttaaaaaaaataggagtTAATTAACTGTGACacgttcactaaaaaaaaatccttttgtAGCAAagcatttattaagaaaaatagagaagCTTAATACAAAGGCGGAAAAAGAAATCATAATAACTTGGTCCCGGGCATCTACTATTATACCCACAATGATTGGCCATACTATCGCTATACATAATGGAAGGGAACACTTACCCGTTTATATAATCGACCTTATGGTAGGACATAAATTGGGAGAATTTTCACCTACTATAAATTTTAGAGGACACGCGAAAAATGATAATAGATCTCGTCGTTAATTAAatgaattcaaaaaaatgaataatgaatataatttttttttttagtgagaGGTAAACCTtatgataaagaagaaaaagaagaaatcatATACTTCCGTATATGCTTTAGGgcaatatatatctatgtctgCCCACAAAGCACGGAGAGTTATTGATCAGATCCGTGGACGTTCCTACGAAGAAGCACTTATGATATTAGAACTTATGCCGTATCGAGGATGTTATCccatttttaa includes:
- the LOC125604228 gene encoding protein Ycf2-like (The sequence of the model RefSeq protein was modified relative to this genomic sequence to represent the inferred CDS: added 36 bases not found in genome assembly), with the translated sequence MKGHQFKSWIFELREIVREIKNSHYFLDSWTQINSVGSFIHIFFHQERFRKLLDPRIFSILLLRNSQGSTSNRYFTIKGVVLFVVAALLYRINNRNMVESKNLYLKGLLPIPMNSIGPRNDTSEESFGSSNINRLIVSLLYFTKGKKISESCFRDPKESTRVLPITKKCIMPESNWSSRWWRNWIGKKRDFCCKISNETVAGIDISFKEKDIKYLEFLFVYYMDDPIRKGHDWELFDRLSPNKRRNIINLNSGQLFEILVKDWICYLMFAFREKIPIEVEGFFKQQGAGSTIQSNDIEHVSHLFSRNKRAISLQNCAQFHMWQFHQDLFVSWGKNPHESDFLRKISRENWIWLDNVWLVNKDRFFSKVRNVSSNIQYDSTRSSFVQVTDSSQLNGSSDQFIDPFDSISNEDSEYHYHTLINQREIQQLKERSILWDPSFIQTEGREIESDRFPKYLSGYSSMPRLFTEREKRMNNHLLPEESEEFFWNSTRAIRSFFSDRWSELHLGSNPTERSTRDQKLLKKEQDVSFVPSRRSENKEIVNIFKIITYLQNTVSIHPISSDLGCDTVPKDELDMDSSNKISFLNKNPFFYLFHLFHERKRGGYTLRHDFESEERFQEMADLFTLSITEPDLVYHKGFAFSIDSYGLDQRQFLKEVFNSRDELKKKSLLVLPPIFYEENESFYRRIRKNWVRISCGNFFEDPKPKRVVFASNNIMEAVNQYRLIRNLIQIQFQYSPYGYIRNVLNRFFLMKRPDRNFEYGIQRDLIGNDTLNHRTIMKDTINQHLSNLKKSQKKWFDPLIFLSRTERSINRDPNAYRYKWSNGSKNFQEHLKHFVSERKSRFQVVFDRLCINQYSIDWSEVIDKKDLSKSLRFFLSKLLRFLSKLLLFLSNSLPFFFVSFENIPIHRSEIHIYELKGPNDQLRGGYIHNSFPF